The Tripterygium wilfordii isolate XIE 37 chromosome 21, ASM1340144v1, whole genome shotgun sequence genome segment GTAATCTTTATCTTCACTTGATCTCTCCCCTCGGTAGACGACGTGGATCGTGACAAAGAACCACCACCACTGCCACCACCAACACCACCAGCAGCAAGAAGCCTCTCCCTCTCACCATTCTCATGATCATGTGGTGCTAGTGACTCCCACTCGTCCCCGGCCCAAACTGTGGACGACGATTCACGTCTAAGACAGTTCCCCATCAATAAATTTGGTaaatttgtttatgttaattgaatgaatgaatgaatgaatgaatgaaaggAGATTTGAGCATGAAGAGGCTTGCTGAATATATACAGAGAGAGCTAGAAAGGAAGACTGTGTCTATGTGAGGTGGGTTTCGTGGGTTGACTAGGCTTTGTTTGTTGACCAAATACATAACACGACCAATTCCGTGTAGTTAAGTCTACTGACGTGCCAATGACGCGGCTAGCTTGTACAGCTTAAGCCGTGGTAATCGGTGGCATAAACATGCATGCCATGTGGTGGGTGGCTAACTAATAAGGCAGCTGGCTTGGCTAACATTAACAAGGAATGTATAAATTAGTTAATTTTAATCATAATTATGGTGTGAAAGGGAGTAGTAATATCGCATCTTTTTGCATGTAATAgttatatatgatatgatattatGAAAGTTGGAATGTGAACTTGGATAAGTAAACCGAATCTTTAATTTGACCCAAGCatggatttattttctttgtatttatcaTTTTCACTTTTTCACACCCCCACGTGCGAGTTAGGTCAATAATATTATTAGATGATATATATCTTCTTATTTTATAATGCTTAATTTGGGAATCTATGTGGACTAGTAATCAATGGTTTCTCCGGATAGTTTTCGTTTTAATAACCAATAACAACTCAATAGACATGTCTTTTGGACAACCCACTAAACCTAAACTTGGATCAGGCCAGGCACGCACAAATCCGTCCGAATGCAAATCACTTAAAAATAAATGTGTCAGCTTAGAATTGAACTCCCGACCtgggatttatatatatatttcataattttgaaaaacataAAGTTGTCTAACTTCTAGCCAGTAAGGGGAGGGACTCTGGTGCGCAATTGTAGTTCATTTTGGCTAGGGGTGGAAAAAAATCGATTGAAAGTCGGACAATGACACGTATTTGTTGTCCGTGTTCATGGAATATGTTGGAGTTCGATGTTAGGGTTTAAGCATTTGGCTCTTGTATCCGACCATTGTTTGTGGTTCGACCATTGTTTATGGAATATGTTGGAGTTCGATGTGGCTAGCTTTTcaagaaagaggaaaagcaTGAAAAGAAGAATTCAAAATATTTGACTGCCAGAAAGCTCTATCGCGGAATGTTCTTGGACGCTAGAGGAACCATCCCTCCCCCAAGTGTTGTGGCAGAGATTTTTACAAGGAATATAATCTGGTGGGTCTAGAAGAGTCTCTCATAAAACTCTCTTTTCTTATCACTAAAGACAATCTGCACGAGTTTAGGTGACAGAGTGCTGCAACTTGGGCCGATGTAAGTTGGGCCATGAACGGATAGGCTATTTACGTCGGTTGGGTTTTTTAAGGCCCAAGAAGATCCAACACATTTTGGTTCCATTAATATCATCATGCAATACCCCTACCCATCACAGATTCacaagtagaaaaaaaaaatcaaaaaataatgagAGCGAGAAATTGATtaaagattgaagaaaaaagaaaatgatcagAAAGCAACTTGAAAACAATGTTATTGGAAGAGAGCTTAACAGCAAGGATAATCAGGGTCCATTTCTCTTTAGTGGTTTAATACTGTGAAGAACATGATTAGATTGCCTGCTAATTCATGTCTAAATTAATCTATAATTTTGTAGCATCATGGGACCTTATAATTATTATGATGTATTAATTAACTAAATAATAAGATGCCAAACAAATCAATAGCTAACACACACAGAGACAAATATTTTCTTCCAAGGATTGGACTTTCACAAATCACACCACAAGAAGAATTACAAAGTGGGAAGAGCATTTCACCATTCTCTCCCCCCTTTTACTTTAGAAATAATGATAGGAGAGGCAGTCATTTATGGCAGCATATACTACAGCGGGCAGCAGCAGTAACAGAGTCTTTAAGTTTTGCTTTCAAGTTTTCTATGACTTGTCAGAGTCACTGCATAACTGATCAAAGCAAGAGTAGCAGTTAGATATCACATAACCAacattagttttcttaaaaattatttgaaaatgacTTTGCATCAGTAATTCCCAAAGCTAGATACAGTTCTAAAACTGCCAGTaaatttgaagtaaattgtGAGGATTATTGCAGGTTTCAGGCTCAAAAACAGTGACTGATTTTGAAGTGTCATGGAGTACTCATGGGGTCTTGAGACATTAATGTGAGCAGGATAATGAAAAGATGGCAACCAACTCAATCGACTCACATTGATTTTAGCCAAACAAGCCACATTCTTCAAGatcagaaagaaaaagagagagagagagaaagaaaaaagacctGATCAGGAATTGACCTGCCTCAAGTGCTGCAACCACAAGTTCAGATATCATCTCATTCATATCATCATATGCAATGCAAGTGGGGATTTCACTTTATCTGCTAAATCTCATGTAAAAGATAATTAAATGTTCTTGTCTTGTGCATGATTTCCCAAGTCATTATTTTTTAGGCTAATTATAAGGTATAGTAaatttttgaccaatttgatatatatatttgatacaGAAATAGCTAGCATTTGTGTCTGTGGTTATATTTTGTCTTAAATTCAATTAATATGTTAATCTTACACAAAACTAGTTGTTTACTTTACTTTCTTACTGAGTAGTTGTTGTACCATGTTTGGCATGAGAGTGTGCTTAATTGCTTAATTAATATGACAATGTGGGGCAATCTCTTGGACATTGAAAGGCAAGATTCTTGTTTAATTATTAATCATTTTTAATTGTGCAAGATTGATTGATCAATTCAGTAGAAAATATTTTACGAATAAATAGTACAATCAGGAATcttgaaaaattatttgaagttaataaaaaaaatatatgtgggATCCATTTCATAATGAACATATAGAATATACACTGCAAGGACTGTTTGATTGCACTAATATCAATAAACTTTGTGttaggtaattttttttttttaatatttgtgaCATGTACACTAATAATACTGCAATATTCATATCGGACTACAAATAATGATATGATTTGGGTAAGAGAGAGTTTTTTTTAACCAAGAATGACTCAGCATACGTGTCATTTGGAGAACTCATCAAACCTAATTTCGAACTGGGTTAGGCATGCATAAACTCGTTCGACAAATTAGTTGACTCGAGACTCAATATTAAATCACTTAAAAACAACTACGCAATTTAGAATCGAACTCCCGATCACTATGGAGAAAGATGAGGTGCACATATATGTTATAAGGGAGATGGGGTTGGTAGGACCCGCTTGAAAGTAACAATGCCTGCCTAATGGGGATTGATAACTATTGTTGATTCTTAACCCATCAGGGGGGATGAAGGTAGAATTAAAGATCCTGCCACCTGATCTGACACCACTTTCAACTTATGAACATATTTGCAAAGGTGCATTTCTTTAGTGgattcctttcctttcctttcctttgttACCTTTTCATTGTGACTTATGATCATAAATTAAGTTAAATTTCCATGAACACGTGCACATGGAcagtaaaaaaagagagaagagaaaccaTGTGGATCACCTGACTACTGTTGAGTGGGTAGTGGACCCTAATCCTCTgctatatgaatatatgatttgATGAAGGAATCTTTCTCCATTGGTCATCTCTTGTTCACtgcaatattattatttatggtacaagaaagaaaaaaagaacccaTTTATGTACTAATCACAACTTGTGACTTTTCCCCACTATAATAAAGTTGTCTGCAGTCCCCTTGGGATCCACCCTATGCAGTACAATCATTGCAAAGGCCTTTGATTCAGTGGATCTTATTTAAATCTAATAAAATATAGCCACCAAAACCCAGAATCATCACTAAACAATAATTCTCTGATACACAGCTTCTTAATCAGTGATGATGATCATAAATTATAACACGGTACCCATCTGGAAACCATTAGGAGATCAGCTGCAAGAGCTGGTCTTTTGAAGTTTTATGGGGGGTTTAAAAGTAGAAGGTGGGATTCTGATTCTGCACCAAGAACATGACACACAAAGATCTTGTCTTTTTGGCAAAAACCCAAACCCTGTGGAACTCCACACAGCTACTGTTATGATTGTGGTAGTTCTTCTCAGGTTGTCATGTTCCGGGGGGTCTACAAAGGACACAAATAaggggcttttttttttttgcttttggcaCACTCCAAATTTCAAACTCTTGGTCACCATTTTGTTTAATAAAATATCAATTAATGTTGCATCTCCTATACTATTGGATGGATtaattgttattgttttttatttttcatagttATGTGGGACATGGATTACAACATATTTTAACGGCGAGCATAAAAGTTTTTCTTTTAGATATTTAATATGTGTCCAAACTCGATCATACTAACGTGACACATAATTTTTCACCTGATAACAGGATATAAATTACGAAAACTTAATGCATGACCACAAGGATATTGTTCTTAGTGGAAATCGAACTCAGGATTTCTAGAGTCCATATGATTTAGCCCCAAATAGATTCACCAATTAGGTTATCACCCAAGTGTTTACATGAgccaacatatcaaaaacatTGCAAATACAAATTTGGACAGACTTTGAATTGATGCCACATGAAGTAGCTataaacataaacaaaacattCATGGTCAAAAAATGTGGTGTACATgcaaattaccaaaaaaaaaatctgatcgacaagctagttgagcataGGATACTGATTAGAAGTCATAGGTCGAATACCACTATACCAGTGCCCAATATATAAATTGGGTCAGGGTCCACAACTGGCAAGCCCAACAAATGTATATGGGTCC includes the following:
- the LOC119989918 gene encoding uncharacterized protein LOC119989918; protein product: MGNCLRRESSSTVWAGDEWESLAPHDHENGERERLLAAGGVGGGSGGGSLSRSTSSTEGRDQVKIKITKKELEELVRMAYLQGLSMEQVLSDLVNNTTNDNDDHDRWKILMERQRSWKPALQSIPEVN